Within Fusobacterium perfoetens ATCC 29250, the genomic segment CATCAATTAAAAGTCCTGTATTTTCTTTTACATATTCTTCTAAACCATCTATTTTTTTAAGTTCATCACAAATTTTTGCAGTTCTTCTACATTGCCAAACAATAGCATTGTAAACAGGTTTTCCAGTATTTTTATCCCAAACAATAGTAGTTTCTCTTTGGTTAGTAATACCAATACCTATAATATCATGTTGAGAAATTCCCTCTCTAGCAATTACCTCAGCTAAAACCCCACTTTGACTTGACCAAATTTCCATAGGGTCATGTTCAACCCAACCTTCTTTAGGATAAATTTGAGTAAATTCTTTTTGAGAAACACCAACAATTTTTTGGTCACTATCAAAAACAATAGCTCTTGAGCTAGTAGTTCCTTGGTCTAATGCTATAATATATTTTTCATTCATTGTCCCCTCCAGATAAATAAAGAAACTTAAAAAATAACCTCATATTTTAAGATTATTCTTTAAGCTTCTCCTATTCTCCCAAGCTTTATTTATGTTTATGTTTATTTCTCTTTACACAAATATAATACTTCAAAAAATTTTTTCTAACAAGTTAATTTAATACTGAAAAATAGAAAAATTTAATCATTTTTTTTAATTTTGTCTTTTTTTTACCATTTTCTCATCAAATTTTACTATTTTATATAAATAACATTTAACATCTTTTTGTTTCAAATAAGAAGTATTATTTTTTTTTAAATACATTTTCATGTTTTTATTTTACATTTTTTCTTCTTTGTTTTTCTTTTATATATTTTTTTTAATTTTTGTGATATAATACATATGCTTTATTTATGTTAATTACTTTAAAGGGGTATTTATGCTAAAAAGATATAAAAGTGAATTAATAAAAATACAAAACGAAATAATAGACGTTACTAAACTTGCTGTTCTTATCGTTGATAGAGAAGGAAATTATATTACTGAAAAAGGTAATTTTTCAAATTTTTGTAATATGTTTAGAAATAATAAAAATTTGAACTTATTATGTGAAAAATGTGATATGCATGCTTTAAATAAAACTTTTTTAACATTAAAACCATATATTTATAGATGTCATTCTGGATTAGTTGATATGATAGTTCCTATTTTATATGATAATGAGTTATTAGGAGCATTTATTGTAGGACAAATAGTATTAGAAGATGAAAAAACTTTTAATATTCAACAAGTTATGAATGATAATTTGGGAAAAAACGTAGATGGATATAAATTAGAAGAAAATTATAAACAATTAAAAAGAATGACTTTTTCCGAAATAACAAGTGTTGCTAATTTATTATCTTATACTTCTAGTTATATAACTCAATGTATAAAATCTAGAAAATGGTCTACACATAAAATTGAAAATAATGTATCCGATAACAGAATTTGTTTAAATGATTTACCTATTGGAGCAGCAATTATATATATAAATAAAAATCTTAATGGAAATATCTCTTTAGCTGAAGCTGCTGCTTGTTGTAATATGAGTGTCTCTCAATTTACTAGAGCATTTAAAAAAGAAACTGGTAAAACTTTTATAGATTTTGTAACTAGAAAAAAAATAAAACAAGCTAAATATCTTTTAAAATATACTACTAAAAGCATAAGTGAAATTTCTTTTGAGTTAGGTATGGAAGATAGTAGTTATTTTACAAAAGTTTTTAAAAAATATACAGGAATAAGACCTAAAGAATTTAGAGATAATGCATTAAAAAATCAATAATAAATATTTAAATCATAAAAAAAAGATGTTGTAAACACAACATCTTTTTTTATTTATAAAATTTCTAATTCTTTTTCTTTTCTTGGAACTGTTCTTAGATATTTATTTTTTGGATAACCTAATAACATACAAGCAATTATTCTTTCTTTGTTTTTTAGTCCTAAAAATTTATTTATTTGATTACTATGGTTTAAACTAATTTTTATAAAACTACTAAATAATACTCCTAAACCTTGAGCAACAGCCATTTTTTCTGCATTAGAAGCTGCTAATCCTCCATCTAATTCATCTTCAGCTATTATTAACATAATCATAGAAGCATTAAAGAAAAACATATCTGTTTCTGGTCTTTTTTCTTTATATTCTTGATATTTTTCAAACCATTTATCTTTCCATCTAAGACTAGGATCGTTTGATGGCATATTTTTTAACTTTTCTATTTCTATCTCTTTTTGTTGGTAATCTCTTATACTTCTTCTAAATTTTATAAAATTTAGAAGATTTTCTGGAGTTATTTTAAAAGTCTCTTCATTATATTCTTGTATATTATCACTTAAATAATCAGGTAATGTTACAGCTGATACAGGACATATAGCTAAACAATGACCACACATCATACATTCTCTTTTTATTTTAGCTTTTCCATTTTCTAAAAAAATATTTCTTGGAAAACATACTTTTATACATTTTCCACAGCCTATACATTTTTCAATATTTATATTTACCATTTTTATCCCTCCTTTTATTTTGTTATATAGTATCTTATAACAAAAATTTTATCAAGAAAATATAAAATCAAAAAATGGTAAAATATAATTTTTTTATTTTATGTTTACAGATTCAACAAAATCATAACATGATATTTTAGATATTAAATCTAAATAATTAAGCTGTTTAGGTACTATTAAAGAATAAATAATTCTTCTTTCATTTTCTATTTTTTGTATATTTTTTATTTTTATATCCATAGTTCTTAAAATATCATAAATATTTACTGAACACATACTTATAGAAGATTTATTTGTAAAAACCACTTCTACATCAAGAATATATTGTTTATTTATTAAAGACCTTTCTAATTGTTTCAAAGTAACTAATACCACTATAATAGCTATTCCAGCTGGAATAGCTAAAGAGTAAAATCCCCAACCAATTCCTATTCCTAAACATCCTGTTGCCCAAATTGAAGCTGCTGTTGTAAGTCCTCCAACAGTTCCTTTATCTCTCATAATAGTTCCAGCACCTAAAAATCCTATTCCACTAACTACTTGAGCTCCTATTCTTCCTAAATCTGTTTTTATTACTTGAGATATATCTGGATATAATATTGCAAAATTAATAATATTTACTCTTAATTGGTCTTGAATCATTGAAACTATACAAGCTCCTAAACACACTAAAATATGTGTTCTAAATCCTGCTGGCCTATTATGAACACCTCTTTCATATCCAATTATTCCTCCTACTAAAATAGCTGCGATAATTCTAACTATAATTTCTCTATTTGATAATATTAAATTGAAAGAATCATTCATAATCTCCTCCTAAAAAATAAATAAAGAGCTTTACAAATTTTGTAAAAGCTCTCCATTCTCCGCTCAATATAAAATTAACATTTATCTAAATAAATTTGGAATAAATAATGCAATATTTTCTGAATAAGTTACTATTAATAAAACAACTAATAAAGATACAATAAATGGCCAGACTTCTTTTATAAAATCTTCTAACCGTACATTGACTATAGAACATACTGTAAACATCATAGAACCAAATGGAGGTGTTAATCCACCTATCATTATATTTACTATGAAAATTACACCAAAATGAAGAGGGTCTACACCTAATCCTTTAACAGCTGGTACTAATAATGGAGCTAATATTACTAGAGCTGCCCCTCCTTCTATAAACATTCCAACAAATAATAATAATAAATTTATAACTATTAATAATAAAAATTTATTATCTGTAAAGTCCATTAATGCCTGTGTTATTATTTGAGGAATTCTTTCTAATGTCATATAATATCCAAAAACTTTTGCACTTGCTATAATTATCATAACAGAACCTGTACTTTTTACA encodes:
- a CDS encoding FGGY family carbohydrate kinase; the encoded protein is MNEKYIIALDQGTTSSRAIVFDSDQKIVGVSQKEFTQIYPKEGWVEHDPMEIWSSQSGVLAEVIAREGISQHDIIGIGITNQRETTIVWDKNTGKPVYNAIVWQCRRTAKICDELKKIDGLEEYVKENTGLLID
- a CDS encoding PocR ligand-binding domain-containing protein, with translation MLKRYKSELIKIQNEIIDVTKLAVLIVDREGNYITEKGNFSNFCNMFRNNKNLNLLCEKCDMHALNKTFLTLKPYIYRCHSGLVDMIVPILYDNELLGAFIVGQIVLEDEKTFNIQQVMNDNLGKNVDGYKLEENYKQLKRMTFSEITSVANLLSYTSSYITQCIKSRKWSTHKIENNVSDNRICLNDLPIGAAIIYINKNLNGNISLAEAAACCNMSVSQFTRAFKKETGKTFIDFVTRKKIKQAKYLLKYTTKSISEISFELGMEDSSYFTKVFKKYTGIRPKEFRDNALKNQ
- a CDS encoding 4Fe-4S dicluster domain-containing protein, whose amino-acid sequence is MVNINIEKCIGCGKCIKVCFPRNIFLENGKAKIKRECMMCGHCLAICPVSAVTLPDYLSDNIQEYNEETFKITPENLLNFIKFRRSIRDYQQKEIEIEKLKNMPSNDPSLRWKDKWFEKYQEYKEKRPETDMFFFNASMIMLIIAEDELDGGLAASNAEKMAVAQGLGVLFSSFIKISLNHSNQINKFLGLKNKERIIACMLLGYPKNKYLRTVPRKEKELEIL
- a CDS encoding MgtC/SapB family protein; this encodes MNDSFNLILSNREIIVRIIAAILVGGIIGYERGVHNRPAGFRTHILVCLGACIVSMIQDQLRVNIINFAILYPDISQVIKTDLGRIGAQVVSGIGFLGAGTIMRDKGTVGGLTTAASIWATGCLGIGIGWGFYSLAIPAGIAIIVVLVTLKQLERSLINKQYILDVEVVFTNKSSISMCSVNIYDILRTMDIKIKNIQKIENERRIIYSLIVPKQLNYLDLISKISCYDFVESVNIK